Genomic window (Candidatus Krumholzibacteriota bacterium):
AGGCAGTACAAGGAATGGAGCAGTCTTGCTTCGAACATCTCGTTAAAAACAACGATCGATATTCCTCATCCCGACTGGGACGGGCATGTCGGACTGGTCACGACTCTTCTTGATGACCTCGAGGTAAAGATCGCCGACTCGTTCGCCCTTTCATGCGGCCCCGAGATAATGTTGAAGTTCGTAACCCTGAAACTTCTGGAAGTGGGATATACTCCACCACAGATCTATCTTTCGATGAACAGGAAGATGTCATGCGGTATGGGAAAATGCGGTCGCTGTAATGTCGGGCATTACTATCTTTGCGTCGATGGCCCCGACATGTGTTACGAGAAGATCAAGAACGTACCTAATGTCTTTGGCTAGTATGCCGCGGTTGGGCGCTCTCGGCGGAGAAGCCGCCCGGGAAGAAAATGGTCTATGAGTGAGATAAACAATTATTGTTCGATCTGTTCGCTGGCCTGTCCCGTTATTTTCAGGGGTGGAAGCAGGTCGCCTTCCTTCACAAGAGATTCGATCCTGTCGATAGACTGGGACGACAGGGAAGGTTCGAAGTATGGCGGCAGTCTTTGCGCGCGCGGTAACTCCGCGGTCGAATTCGTCTCCCATCCGAAAAGACTGAACTATCCGTTCGTCCTCGGGAAAAGGTCGAATTTCGAGGCGGCGGTAAAGGAGACTGCCAAAAACCTTGCTTCGATCAAGGCTGAATCCGGAGCGGGGAGCATAGGTGTCCTTATAGGGGAGAACCTGACCAACGAAGAAGCCGCTCTCGCGCTGAAATTCGCGAAAGATGTCATTGGTACTTCCAGTATAGAGATCTTTGCTCCTGACGATACGCCTCTCTTCTCGGCATATCTCGATTGCGATTTTTCCGCCCTGTCGACGACGGCCGAAAAACCGGCGGGCACTAAAAGTGTCTATCTGATGATCGGTGATTCCTTTTCCGACCATCCGTGTACGGCAAAAACGGTCCTGGCCGGAAAGAACTCGGGCAGGGGTAACGAGATCATAGTAATAAGTCCGGAACTCAATCACACGGCGTGGTTTGCAGGCACACACCTTATGTGCAATCCCGGCGGAGAGACTGCTGTAGTGGCGGGATTGTTGAAAGCTGCGGCGGCAAAAAGCGCCAACCCGCTTGTCCCCGCGCTGAAAAGCATTATTGACGGTATCGAATGGGGAGATATAGAAAAACTCGGCGGAATAGAAAGAAAGATCGTCGAAAAAGCGGCATTTTCGATTCTCGGATCTGCGAAAATCGAGACTTACATGTCGAACATATTCGGAAGATTCTCCTCCCCTGGGCTGCTTTCTCTCTTTGCCGAGGCTCTTACGAGCATCTGCCCCGGAGAGAAACTCTTCGACCCGCAGTTTGTCCAGCAGAATACCTGGGGTATCTATTCGGTCCTGGCTGGAGCGGGATGCGGAACGGTCCTGGGGAAACTTGAAAGCAGCGATATCGAGGCTCTTGTGATCCTGGGGCTCGATCTTTTCTCTGTATATCCCGCGGCTCCGGTGGAAAAAGCGCTCAGGGAGAAGAAGTTCACCGTAGCCACGCAGCTCTTCTGGGGACAGACCGCCGCGCGTTCAAACGTAGTCATACCGGCGGCGGGACTGATGGAGAAAAAAGGAACGGTCTCGCCATCGTTCAGGGATGATCTAGTACGGAAGGAAGCGATCGATCCGCCGGCGGGGGCTTTTTCTGATGAGGAATTTCTCAGGGCGCTCGCCAGGGAGATGGGAGCCGATCTCGGTTCGGCCGATGTCAGAAGAAAGACTGAAAGATCAGGGTCGTGCGAAGGGCTTGCCGCGAGATGGACCTCCTATTCGAATTCGCTCCGGGCGAACGGATCTTCCCAGGCAGTGCTGCTACCGTGGAGCGAGCCGGTCCATGCAGCCGATGGAGCGATCACCAGGCATCTTCACTGGTCCAGGGTGACATCACCCGGACCGAAGCTTCTTGTCTCGAAAGAGGCTGCCGCTGAACTCGGGCTTGCGGGAGGAGAAAAAGTCAAAGTCTCCTCCGATGGCGGAGAAGAAGTATTTAAAACGGAAGTCACCGAAAGACTCAGGGGCAAAACAGTTGCCGCTTCGATACATTTTCCTTCGGTCCGAAAGCTGTTTCCGTGGAAACTCGATGAAAAATCTGAATGCGTGATCCTTGCGCCGGTTCCCGTCAACCTTGAGCGTCAGAGCGAGAAGAGCTGATTATGGAAAAAAGAATCTATATAAACATGAACCTGTGTACCGGATGCAGAGCATGCGCCGCTGCGTGCGCCGGAGGGCATGACGAACAGGGGCTTCTAAAGCACGGACCGGTCGAGGAGTCCGCGCTCATGCCTCTGCATTGCCGCCACTGCGATACGCCTCTTTGTCTTGAAGTCTGTCCACAGGACGCGATCAAGAAGGAAGAGGACGGAACGATCGTAAGAAAGAACCAGCTGTGCATCGGGTGTAAATCATGTATCATGGCCTGTCCGTTCGGAGTGATGTTCGTCTACAGCACCTGGCACATCTCTCCGAAATGCGATCTCTGCCAGGATCGACTCAAGGAAGATAAGCAGCCAAGGTGCGTTTCTACATGTACTTCCGGAGCGCTTGTCTTCGAGGAACTTACAGAGTTGGAGAAAAAACACGGAAATGCCACTGAGGGCGGACGCTACTTCACCCGATGGATGTTGACGCGTTAGCGGAGAGGACCTATGGATTTAAAGTATCTGTTCTATTATCTGATATTCCCCGGATTTCTCTTTACCGGGGTGGTCGGGCTGTTGACTACCTGGGTAGACAGAAAAGTGACAGCAAGGGTCCACTGGAGAGTAGGCCCCCCGTGGTTTCAGCCTTTTGCCGATACGATGAAGCTTTTTGGCAAGGAAGTGATCATCCCGGCCGGCGCGAAAAAGACGGGATTTCTCATCATGCCGGTTATCGGCCTGGCAGCAGCGACGCTCGCCTCTACGATAATATGGCTGGCGAATCTCGATCCGTCGGGTTCGTTCGTCGGGGATTCGATAGTCGTTCTTTATATAATGACTATCCCCGCGATAGCGATGATCCTTGGGGCGAGCGCTTCGGGCAACCCCCTCGGTATCCTCGGTGGAAGCCGGGAGATGAAACTTCTTTTCGCGTATGAACTGCCCCTTGTGATCTCGATGCTGACGACGGTCTACAAAGCTGGCAGTTTTTCGTTTGAACAGATACTGGCGAAACAGGCGGCATCGGGGATCATGCTGGGGAGCGTATCGGGAGTCATAGCCTTCAT
Coding sequences:
- a CDS encoding molybdopterin-dependent oxidoreductase; the protein is MSEINNYCSICSLACPVIFRGGSRSPSFTRDSILSIDWDDREGSKYGGSLCARGNSAVEFVSHPKRLNYPFVLGKRSNFEAAVKETAKNLASIKAESGAGSIGVLIGENLTNEEAALALKFAKDVIGTSSIEIFAPDDTPLFSAYLDCDFSALSTTAEKPAGTKSVYLMIGDSFSDHPCTAKTVLAGKNSGRGNEIIVISPELNHTAWFAGTHLMCNPGGETAVVAGLLKAAAAKSANPLVPALKSIIDGIEWGDIEKLGGIERKIVEKAAFSILGSAKIETYMSNIFGRFSSPGLLSLFAEALTSICPGEKLFDPQFVQQNTWGIYSVLAGAGCGTVLGKLESSDIEALVILGLDLFSVYPAAPVEKALREKKFTVATQLFWGQTAARSNVVIPAAGLMEKKGTVSPSFRDDLVRKEAIDPPAGAFSDEEFLRALAREMGADLGSADVRRKTERSGSCEGLAARWTSYSNSLRANGSSQAVLLPWSEPVHAADGAITRHLHWSRVTSPGPKLLVSKEAAAELGLAGGEKVKVSSDGGEEVFKTEVTERLRGKTVAASIHFPSVRKLFPWKLDEKSECVILAPVPVNLERQSEKS
- a CDS encoding 4Fe-4S binding protein, whose protein sequence is MEKRIYINMNLCTGCRACAAACAGGHDEQGLLKHGPVEESALMPLHCRHCDTPLCLEVCPQDAIKKEEDGTIVRKNQLCIGCKSCIMACPFGVMFVYSTWHISPKCDLCQDRLKEDKQPRCVSTCTSGALVFEELTELEKKHGNATEGGRYFTRWMLTR
- a CDS encoding NADH-quinone oxidoreductase subunit H, which translates into the protein MDLKYLFYYLIFPGFLFTGVVGLLTTWVDRKVTARVHWRVGPPWFQPFADTMKLFGKEVIIPAGAKKTGFLIMPVIGLAAATLASTIIWLANLDPSGSFVGDSIVVLYIMTIPAIAMILGASASGNPLGILGGSREMKLLFAYELPLVISMLTTVYKAGSFSFEQILAKQAASGIMLGSVSGVIAFIVTIMCVQAKLTFIPFDIPEAETELAGGTHIEYSGAPLAIVKLNTAIMFFVLPIFMITLYWGGISLAGWGILTSILKYVAIVVIIVLIKNTNPRVRIDQALRFFWGPMLVLSIIAMILAVLGY